The proteins below are encoded in one region of Triticum aestivum cultivar Chinese Spring chromosome 1B, IWGSC CS RefSeq v2.1, whole genome shotgun sequence:
- the LOC123084892 gene encoding uncharacterized acetyltransferase At3g50280, protein MVRPSSRGCTPSEVIHLTPWDLRLLTIDHIQKGILLPKPPVGGKRLVDALASSLARALDRYCHVAGRLAVEELGDGTVTVALRCTGEGAELVHAAAPGVAVADLVGSVHTPSPVVWDLFSLNGVLDADAAIESLPVLSAQVTELADGVFVAVSMNHSVGDGTSFWEFFNAWSEIHRHRGDVNGNGLNKVKMVSTPSPVLARWFVETSPVPIPLPFSKLQHVLRRFELPPVREGFFTFSAASVKKLKARANAEMTGVATATISSLQALLAHLWRAVCRARRLAPGQETFYAVIIGCRGRVRGIPPGYVGNAVVPGRAVCAAGDVLEKGLGWTAWQLNRAVASFDEAALRGFLERWVREPTFSFTGDLSSAAAGGAGLETGSSPRFDVFGNDFGWGRPVGVRSGLGDKTDGKATVFEGPERGGSMSLEVCLAPDALERLVADHEFMDAVTLPARV, encoded by the coding sequence ATGGTCCGGCCGTCGAGCCGTGGCTGCACGCCGTCGGAGGTCATCCACTTAACGCCATGGGACCTCCGCCTCCTCACCATAGACCACATCCAGAAGGGCATCCTCCTGCCCAAGCCCCCCGTCGGCGGCAAGCGCCTCGTAGACGCCCTCGCGTCCTCCTTGGCGCGCGCCCTGGACCGGTACTGCCACGTTGCAGGCCGGCTCGCCGTCGAGGAGCTCGGCGACGGGACGGTCACCGTCGCTCTGCGCTGCACCGGGGAAGGCGCCGAGCTCGTCCATGCGGCGGCGCCCGGCGTGGCCGTCGCGGACCTCGTGGGCTCGGTGCACACCCCATCGCCGGTGGTCTGGGACTTGTTCTCGCTGAACGGTGTGCTTGACGCGGACGCGGCCATCGAGTCTCTCCCCGTGCTGTCTGCGCAGGTCACTGAGCTCGCCGACGGCGTCTTCGTGGCCGTGTCCATGAACCACTCCGTCGGCGACGGCACCTCCTTCTGGGAGTTCTTCAACGCATGGTCGGAGATCCACCGACACCGAGGCGACGTCAATGGCAACGGCCTAAACAAGGTGAAGATGGTCTCGACGCCCTCGCCGGTGCTCGCGAGGTGGTTCGTCGAGACGAGCCCCGTGCCGATCCCCTTGCCGTTCAGCAAGCTGCAGCACGTCCTGCGGCGGTTCGAGCTCCCGCCGGTGCGAGAAGGCTTCTTCACCTTCTCGGCCGcgagcgtgaagaagctcaaggcgaGGGCGAACGCCGAGATGACCGGCGTGGCCACGGCGACCATCTCGTCGCTGCAGGCCCTGCTCGCGCACCTCTGGCGGGCAGTGTGCCGGGCTCGGCGCCTCGCACCGGGGCAGGAGACGTTCTACGCCGTCATCATCGGGTGCCGGGGGCGCGTGCGCGGCATCCCGCCGGGCTACGTGGGCAACGCCGTGGTGCCCGGCAGGGCGGTGTGCGCGGCCGGCGATGTCCTGGAGAAGGGGCTGGGCTGGACGGCTTGGCAGCTGAACCGCGCCGTGGCGTCGTTCGACGAGGCGGCGCTGAGGGGGTTCCTGGAACGCTGGGTCCGGGAGCCGACGTTCTCGTTCACCGGGGACCTGTCGTCGGCGGCGGCAGGGGGCGCGGGGCTGGAGACCGGGAGCTCGCCGCGGTTCGACGTGTTCGGGAACGACTTCGGGTGGGGACGGCCGGTGGGCGTGCGGAGCGGCCTCGGCGACAAGACGGACGGGAAGGCGACGGTGTTCGAGGGGCCGGAGCGGGGAGGGAGCATGTCGCTGGAGGTGTGCCTGGCGCCGGACGCGCTGGAGAGGCTGGTCGCGGACCACGAGTTCATGGACGCGGTGACCCTTCCCGCGCGCGTGTGA